The sequence AAGGAACAGCAGGACCTGGTGGAGGCACTGCGTGGCTCCTGCCCCATCGTGGCCAACTACGGCGGAGCGGACAGGTCCCTGAAGGGGGCCGCGGCGCGCCTCGAATCAGCCCTGGACCAGTGGGGCATCGAGCACAGCGTGAAGGAGTTTCCCGGCGCAGGCCACGCTTTCCTCAATGACGAAGAAATCGGACCGGTACTCCTCCGCCCGCTGATGCGGGTCATGGGCGTGGGGCCGGACCCGGCATCCGCCCCCGAGGCCTGGCGGCGCATCGAGGACCACTTCGCCAAGTACCTGAAGGACTGAGGCAGCCAGCAGGCTGGACCCATCCCGGCACCCTGTGGAAACGCCGACGGCGCGCCGCCCCTCCAAGGGGTCGGCCCGCCGTCGAACGCAGTCCGGAAAAACCTAGCTGAAGAGCTCGCTCTTGGGCTGGTTGTCCTTGACCTTCTGCCAGCCCAGCCAAAGGACCACGGCGAAGAACGGAATGGTGGCCAGCGTCCAGAGGCCCAGGTAGAAGACCTCGCCGTCCTTGCTGGTCATGGTGTCGAAGCCGATGAGCACGGTGATGACGAGCAGGGCGACGAGTCCGGCCCAGCTGGTCCAGGGCGAGCCCGGCATGGGCAGGCTGGAGACGTTGCCCTTTTTCTTCCGCAGCGCGATCTGGCTGGCGAAAATGGAACCCCAGGTGAAGATCACGCCGATGGAGGCGGTGTTCAGGGCGAGGTCGAATGCGTGGGAACCGCCCAGCCAGATGTTGAGGAGGATGCCCACCAGGTAGACGCCGCCGATGGCCAGGATCGCCGCGTAGGGCACGTGGCGGGTGGACATGCGGGTCAGCCACTGCGGGGCGTGGCCGTTGTTGGCCATGGTCCGGAAGATCCGGCCGATCGAGTACAGGCCTGAGTTGCACGAGGACAGTGCAGCGGTGATGACGATCATGTTCATGACATCGCCCATCCAGCCCAAGCCCATCTGGCCGAAGACGGTGACGAACGGGGAGGTGCCGGCATGGTACTGGTCCGAGGGAAGCAGCATGGCAAGCAAGGTCACGGAGCCGACGTAGAACACGACAATGCGGAGGACGACGGCGCGGATCGCCTTGGGAACTTCGCGTTCCGGGTTCTGCATCTCGCCCGCGGTGATGCCCACCAGCTCGATGGCGTTGTAGGCAAAGATCACGGCGTTCAGGACCAGGATCATCACCAGGGCGCCCTTGGGGAACATGCCGCCGTCGGCCGCGAAGAGGTTGTTCACTGATGCGTGGCCCCCGCCCACCTTGGCGTTGGTGACCACCATGAAGGTGCCCACGGCCAGGAAGATGACGATGGCGGCGACCTTCAGGACGGAAGCCCAGAATTCGAATTCACCGAAAGCCTTCACGCTGAACAGGTTCACGGCCACCAGCAGCACCAGCGCTGCGATGGCGGACAGTTCAACGGGGACGTTGGGGAAGAAGAACTGGAAGTACAGGCCGATCGCGATGAGCTCGGCGATGCCGGTCATGGCCCAGTTGATGAAGTACATCCACCCGGAGAGGAAGGCGCCCTTCTTGCCGAACATCTCGCCGGCGTAGCTGACGAACGAGCCGGAGGTCTGGCGGTACATGATGAGCTCGCCCAGGGCCCGCATGAGCAGGTAGGCGATGACGCCGGCGATGGCGTAGGAGAAGATCAGGGCGGGGCCGGTGGAGGCGAGGCGTCCGCCGGCGCCCATGAAGAGGCCGACGCCGATTGCGCCGCCCATGGCGATCATGGTGACGTGGCGTCGGCCAAGCGTCTTTTTGTATCCCTCGGCGCTGAGGGAGGGGTCGACGGCGGAGGATGGCGCCGCGCTGTTCTTTAGTTCTGTGGGGGTACTTTGAGGCACAACTGTTCCTTGTGGGTTGGGGGTTGGCCGCATCCGGTCTTCGTATGATCAAGCTCACAAAATTCGGCCTTTAGGCCTGCGGACCAGCAGATGTGAGGGTGAATCGGCCGAACTGCCGAAGCTTCACGCGGCCTGACCATCTTACAAGACGGTGTGGGGTGGTACGTGACGCGCACTACACGGCCGCCCCCGGCGATAGGCTTGGAGGCATGGCCACAGCCCACCGCTTACCGCCCTCCCCGCAGCCGCAGCTGTACCGATTTTCCCCGCTGGACCTGGCCACGCTGTGCCTCTACGTTGCCATCGCCGGCTTCTTCGCGGTGGCCGGCAACGTGCTCGCGCCCTTGCTTCGGCAGATCGCCCCATCCCCGGCAGCGGCGTCCTACGCCGTGAACCTGCTGTTTTATGCCTCGGTGGGAATACTGGCGCTCCTGGCGGCCCGCAGAGTGGTGGTCAGGGACCTCAAGGTCCTGGCAACCCGGCCATGGTTCACGCTGCTGATGGTGCCGGCAGCCGTCATCGCCATGATGATCCTCACCG comes from Pseudarthrobacter sp. NIBRBAC000502770 and encodes:
- a CDS encoding amino acid permease gives rise to the protein MPQSTPTELKNSAAPSSAVDPSLSAEGYKKTLGRRHVTMIAMGGAIGVGLFMGAGGRLASTGPALIFSYAIAGVIAYLLMRALGELIMYRQTSGSFVSYAGEMFGKKGAFLSGWMYFINWAMTGIAELIAIGLYFQFFFPNVPVELSAIAALVLLVAVNLFSVKAFGEFEFWASVLKVAAIVIFLAVGTFMVVTNAKVGGGHASVNNLFAADGGMFPKGALVMILVLNAVIFAYNAIELVGITAGEMQNPEREVPKAIRAVVLRIVVFYVGSVTLLAMLLPSDQYHAGTSPFVTVFGQMGLGWMGDVMNMIVITAALSSCNSGLYSIGRIFRTMANNGHAPQWLTRMSTRHVPYAAILAIGGVYLVGILLNIWLGGSHAFDLALNTASIGVIFTWGSIFASQIALRKKKGNVSSLPMPGSPWTSWAGLVALLVITVLIGFDTMTSKDGEVFYLGLWTLATIPFFAVVLWLGWQKVKDNQPKSELFS